One Drosophila teissieri strain GT53w chromosome X, Prin_Dtei_1.1, whole genome shotgun sequence genomic window, CCCAACCACCCAGCGATCCGCCCCAGGCGCGCCGCTCGCCACCCATGGAAATGGGCGGTTGGGGGCAGGATTGGCGCTAACCCATAATTCCAGCACCCTCTTAGGGGTTCGATCGAACCAATATGAAGTCATTTGCATGTCGCCGGGGACCGCGTATAAAAGGAGTCGGCGATGGGTCTGGAGTCTGGAATCCGCCACATCGTCTCGGAAATGAAGTTTCATCTGCTGCTGGTCTGCGTCGCCATATCCCTGGGACCACTGCCCCAGTCGGAGGCAGGGGTAGGTCCTTAAGCTCTCTGTGCCAAAGGCTGCCTCATGGATACTCGGTTCACTTGCAGGTGACGGAGGAGCAGATGTGGGCCGCCGGAAAGCTAATGCGCGACGTCTGCCTGCCCAAGTATCCCAAGGTCAGCGTGGAGGTGGCCGACAACATCCGCAACGGGGCTATACCCAATAGCAAGGACTCCAACTGCTACATCAATTGCATCCTGGAGATGATGCAGGCAGTACGTATTTCACAGATTCTATTGGGTGCACCAGCTCCTGCGATTCGCCCAGCGTAATAACCTTTCCGCTCTGCTCCCGCTCAGATCAAGAAGGGAAAGTTCCAGCTGGAGCCGACCCTCAAGCAGATGGACATCATGCTGCCGGACAGCTACAAGGACGAGTACCGCAAGGGCATCCACCTGTGCAAGGACTCCACCGTCGGCCTGAAGAACGCCCCCAACTGCGATCCCGCCCACGCCCTGCTCAGCTGCCTGAAGAACAACATCAAGGTGTTCGTGTTTCCCTAGGCCTTGGATGCGTCACACTTTGGCATCTGGAACAGGTGATTCCGCAACAAATATAGTATCCATGTAACATATATCTCTTGCCCgaaatcccaatcccaaacccaatccccTGTCCAGATGACCAATAAAAGCTAGCCGAAGGGCCCCGCCAACTGTGGTGCATTTTGATTGGGCTgcgatggatggatgggtggatgggtggttgTGGCGGGGCTTGCATGATCCACCCCAGCAATGTCATGGCTATCGCCGGGTGATCTACATCCGAGGCGATTGGCTTGTACCGGATGTGCTGGACACGATTGCGGCGAGTATAAATTTGCCGGGCCGCTTGCTGCCCGTCCACTATTCACAAGAGGAGCAATAATGATGCAGAGCAACCGGATGACGACGTCGTTGAAGATGACAAACCTGCTGCTAGCACTGGCCTGCGCCGCCGTGCTGATGGGATCGTcgctggcggaggaggaggaggtatCCATGACCGTGGACGAGGTGGTGGAGCTGATAGAGCCCTTCGGCGAAGGCTGCACCCCCAAGCCGTTGAGGGGTAAGTGCACCGATGGGTCACTCCGTATACCCAACCACTCCCATCCCGCCATTCCATAACACTCCATATCCGCAGAGAACATCGTCGAGATGGTGCTGAACAAGGAGGACGCCAAGCACGAGACCAAGTGCTTCCGCCACTGCTTGCTGGAGCAGTTCGAGCTGATGCCCGAGGGTCAGCTGCAGTACAGCGAGGACAAGACGCTCGAGATGATCAACATGATGTTCCCGGACCGCGAGGAGGACGGCCGGCGCATCGTCAGGTCCTGCAACGAGAAGATGAAGGCGGAGCAGGACAAGTGAGTGTGGTGGGGCAACAGAGGAGCATAGTCCATAGTGTGCCCGAAACGAATTGCTACCCAATTCCTAGTCTCGGTGACCAAGAAATCGCGAAATTGGTGATCGGAAACTGAAAGCTTCCAAAGTCGGAGTAAATTAACTCTAAAGCAAAAAGTTCAAGCGATTCAAAAAGGAATTTTTCAGTCTTTCTGCTTTTCGAAAATACTCCGAACTCGAAAAAGCACGTTTAATTCCAGAGGAATTTTGAGGTGCGAACTGttagtgttttttttagtgCACAGCTTTTGATCTCTAGAAGATAGTTTCCAatattttggaatattttttttagtgtcCAAGTAAATGTGTTCGAAAAGCTACCAAATCGGTTGGGCTCTTCAAAgcctttgaaatatttttaaagatatgatacataaatacaaatatgaacATTACACATCATTTCAGGTGCGAGGCCGCCCACGGGATCGGCATGTGCATGCTCCGCGAGATGCGCTCCTCGGGCTTCAAGATTCCCGAGATCAAGGAATGAGGTCACTGGGCTGCTCACTGGCCCACCATTGCATgttctcctcttttttttttgttagtgaTTCAGTTCGATTTAATTACCAAAGCTCGAGAACCTGGAGTGGTTTCCTAAACTAATAAAGCGCCCAACCAACGAACTACGAATTACTGAATATTTATCGGGTGGGAATAACACACGTAATCCCTTAATTGGACGTCAGTCTATGCGAAATACGAAAGATTGCGTTTTAATTATATCGAATAGTGCAAATgaattactatatatatgtatatatatgtttattaaaatcaGTTACGAATGAGCTACTACAACTTGCTTTAGTACTAGAAAAAGTAGGGTTACTATAAGTAATATCTAATATAATTACATTGCCTTCAATAGCAAAAACTGTTGGTTTAAAGGATGTGTGAAACCATTGCAGTAAAGAGTATGGCCAAAATATGCACGTTCTAGTGAAGATCTTTAGTAATAGTTGGTGGTACCCATGGCCTTGGCGCGGAGATGCCCTCTACCAGACCAGCTTCACGTTGTTGCGCTCCAGCTGGCGACTGATGCACTGGTTGAAGAGGTGGGCCACCTCGCAGCTGTTCTTGGAGGAGATGCCGCGGCTGCAGGCCTGCGCCATGCTGGAGCTGACGGCGATGGCCATCTTGTTGTCCTGGGTCACCAGGCTGGTCAGCTTCTCCACCTGGCCCACGTTAAGCTTGTTGTCACTGTCCATCTGGGCGCGAAAAACAAGCATTAGTACTCCTTAGTCCTGGTTGTGCCCCGCGTCCGGCTACTCACCAATTTAATCTTCTTGAGCACGCACTCCACCAGGCACTTCTCCTTCTCGCTGGGATTGGTCACCTTCACCAGCGGGCGCTGGTCCCggggcagctgcagcttctggATGCACTCCATCCTGGCCGCGCTGATCAGCTCCTGCACCTGCGGCAAGTTGCGATCGATCACCGTCCAGATGGGCTCCGCACCGGTCTTGGGCAGCAGCTTGGTGAGATCGAAGGCCTGGTTCTGGCCACGGACGCAGTGCGTCTGCAGCAGGGCAGCGACCACGAGCGTCATAAGGGGAATGCGAAGGGCTGCGACTGGAGTGGATGGCTTCATCTTGGCGGCTGCTTGCTCTTTGGCTCTGCTCTTGCTCGGACTCTTGGCTTATAAAGTGACCCATGACCTCACCACAGTCGTCTGCACATGGCTTCGTCGCTTGATTTTTGCTGATGGCAGGCATTTCTCCAGTGCCAAGTTCATCATTCTCGGCGTCACCCCCACAAGTCACGCTCCAAAGACGATCTGTGACTTCGCCAACGCCATCGAGCAATGTGTCAGTTCACTCGAGACAATGACCATCGGATCAATTTAGATCTGTAATCTGATAGTTGAAAGCGGATAGTTCTACCAAGATGTTGGAGGGTATATCTATTTTCGAGGGAAcctatttgaaaataatagaGATAATTAAACTAAAGTTAAACCATTTGTTATTATTCATGGATAATTTACTATATACTTGATACTCAATCACACAGACTTCCGACCTGTTAAAGATCTTAATGATCTAGTAAGCTGCACTCAAACCGATTGGAATTGGACAAAATTAGCATGCAACATGCCCACACGATAGTGCTACTGGCTACAATCCAATTCCATCTATTGGAGTCCATAATATAGATTGCGTGCTGAAATATCCACTTGATGGATGGACAAACAGACTGCCAGGAACGCAGATTGCGATCATTGGCACTCGAATTATCAGAGAGTTTGCAAGCTGACGGGCAAAATGGGAAATAGGCGGACATATGAAGGGTATATTATGGCCTAAACGGCCAATTTCCCATCACAGCTCGCCCAGTTccatataattatttaatcgCTCCATGGCCCCGCCAGTCACAATCACTCATCTCACCCAGAGCTGTTGATCGATTTAATTACAAGCGggatttcgcatttcgcattttgcattttgcattttgcattttcatttccatagCCATTCCCAATTCTATATGCCCCCGCATTTGAAGCGATTTCATGCCAGTCACCAATTAAGCGGGTAAGTGGAGATCGGTGGGCCATCTCATCTGGCAGTGGCAGTTCCAGCGGGGTGTCACTCGTTCACACGTTGCCCAGTCGAGGGCATCTCCGCCGGATCCCGTCACA contains:
- the LOC122624391 gene encoding uncharacterized protein LOC122624391, which encodes MMQSNRMTTSLKMTNLLLALACAAVLMGSSLAEEEEVSMTVDEVVELIEPFGEGCTPKPLRENIVEMVLNKEDAKHETKCFRHCLLEQFELMPEGQLQYSEDKTLEMINMMFPDREEDGRRIVRSCNEKMKAEQDKCEAAHGIGMCMLREMRSSGFKIPEIKE
- the LOC122623354 gene encoding general odorant-binding protein 19a, with translation MGLESGIRHIVSEMKFHLLLVCVAISLGPLPQSEAGVTEEQMWAAGKLMRDVCLPKYPKVSVEVADNIRNGAIPNSKDSNCYINCILEMMQAIKKGKFQLEPTLKQMDIMLPDSYKDEYRKGIHLCKDSTVGLKNAPNCDPAHALLSCLKNNIKVFVFP
- the LOC122624404 gene encoding uncharacterized protein LOC122624404; this encodes MKPSTPVAALRIPLMTLVVAALLQTHCVRGQNQAFDLTKLLPKTGAEPIWTVIDRNLPQVQELISAARMECIQKLQLPRDQRPLVKVTNPSEKEKCLVECVLKKIKLMDSDNKLNVGQVEKLTSLVTQDNKMAIAVSSSMAQACSRGISSKNSCEVAHLFNQCISRQLERNNVKLVW